Proteins from a genomic interval of Streptomyces sp. NBC_01445:
- a CDS encoding polyprenol monophosphomannose synthase, whose translation MPTYNEAGNLPGMADALMALPLPGLRLLVVDDSSPDGTGDIAERYAERHGHDRMSVLHRAGKEGLGRAYAAGMARAVADGARYVLQMDADGSHPTDKVPALLGTALATGAGVTIGSRYVQGGTLSEAWGVHRRLLSRWANTYAGTILGTRVRDITGGFNLWREDALRAIDLASVDSAGYSFQVEMKYRAVRRGFGVIEVPIHFEDRTVGESKMNLMVQLESVSMPWKLRARARR comes from the coding sequence ATGCCGACGTACAACGAGGCGGGCAACCTGCCCGGCATGGCCGACGCCCTCATGGCGCTCCCCCTTCCGGGCCTGCGCCTCCTCGTCGTCGACGACTCCAGCCCCGACGGCACCGGCGACATCGCCGAGCGGTACGCCGAGCGGCACGGGCACGACCGGATGAGCGTCCTGCACCGCGCCGGCAAGGAGGGACTCGGCCGGGCCTACGCGGCGGGCATGGCGCGGGCCGTCGCCGACGGCGCGCGCTACGTCCTCCAGATGGACGCCGACGGCAGCCACCCCACCGACAAGGTGCCCGCGCTCCTCGGCACCGCCCTCGCCACCGGCGCCGGAGTCACCATCGGCAGCCGCTACGTCCAGGGCGGCACGCTCTCCGAGGCGTGGGGCGTGCACCGCAGGCTCCTGTCCCGCTGGGCCAACACCTACGCGGGCACCATCCTCGGCACCCGCGTCCGCGACATCACCGGCGGCTTCAACCTGTGGCGCGAGGACGCGCTGCGCGCCATCGACCTGGCGTCCGTCGACAGCGCGGGCTACAGCTTCCAGGTCGAGATGAAGTACCGCGCGGTGCGCCGCGGCTTCGGCGTCATAGAGGTCCCCATCCACTTCGAGGACCGCACGGTCGGCGAGTCCAAGATGAACCTGATGGTGCAGCTCGAATCCGTCAGCATGCCGTGGAAGCTGCGGGCGAGGGCGCGCCGATGA
- a CDS encoding glycosyltransferase family 2 protein, translating to MTTPTRTITPDVTVTVIVYNDAGRLPRAVASVLEQTHGNIEVVISDDHSTDATPEVARRLAAADPRVRYLRLPENSGGCSAPRNRALDIARAPYLMFLDSDDELPPESVELLLAAHREREIDFAMGAVERIRVDTGRTSTWMPHLVSERRTVDGIDAEPGLFFEHLSTSKMYKREFLDRNQLRFPEGIHYEDQLFSAQAYCLAKSFTVIPEPVYRWYIAPFAEADAASISNQRHKLTNVRDRVHVQELIDDFLAAGGHTGVREDKDYKFLKHDFRMYAGDLPYRDYAWLAGFAEIVNPYLATLSPGAYARLPRPERVVLQLVRDGRLSDARLAARGLGHVVAPRETATDASGAVYWGAVVPPSDEARAELDLSDQELYSRPFPGAHFRHEITRIERGPGAGIDLSVRTYDPGLRLAVGPHVASLVVAPGRRRMTTRLRLDPVRPGVFEGRVRLDLAAAPLPVHGFDGMRHPLLQLQDHGLRNTSVLLAPLDFPALTARVGYHSGAAPHRVTLEPEGRGGGRLQIRWEPAGLTARVTHPVARRLATASDGRVRNAVRLVRSALR from the coding sequence ATGACCACGCCCACGAGAACGATCACGCCCGACGTCACGGTCACCGTCATCGTCTACAACGACGCCGGGCGGCTGCCGCGCGCCGTCGCCTCGGTCCTGGAGCAGACGCACGGCAACATCGAGGTCGTCATCAGCGACGACCACTCGACGGACGCCACCCCCGAGGTGGCGCGCCGCCTCGCCGCCGCGGACCCTCGGGTGCGCTACCTGCGTCTGCCGGAGAACAGCGGCGGGTGCAGCGCGCCCCGCAACCGCGCGCTCGACATCGCCCGCGCCCCGTATCTGATGTTCCTCGACAGCGACGACGAACTCCCTCCGGAATCGGTGGAGCTGCTGCTCGCGGCGCACCGGGAGCGGGAGATCGACTTCGCGATGGGCGCGGTCGAGCGGATCCGCGTCGACACGGGCCGCACGTCGACGTGGATGCCGCACCTGGTCTCGGAGCGCCGCACGGTCGACGGGATCGACGCCGAACCCGGCCTGTTCTTCGAGCACTTGTCGACGAGCAAGATGTACAAGCGGGAGTTCCTCGACCGCAACCAGCTGCGCTTCCCCGAGGGCATCCACTACGAGGACCAGCTGTTCTCGGCGCAGGCGTACTGCCTCGCGAAGTCCTTCACGGTCATCCCCGAGCCGGTCTACCGCTGGTACATCGCGCCGTTCGCCGAGGCGGACGCCGCGTCGATCTCCAACCAGCGGCACAAGCTGACCAACGTCCGCGACCGCGTCCACGTGCAGGAACTCATCGACGATTTCCTCGCGGCGGGCGGCCACACGGGGGTGCGCGAGGACAAGGACTACAAGTTCCTCAAGCACGACTTCCGGATGTACGCGGGCGATCTGCCCTACCGGGACTACGCCTGGCTGGCCGGGTTCGCCGAGATCGTGAACCCGTATCTGGCGACGCTGTCCCCGGGCGCGTACGCCCGGCTGCCGCGCCCCGAGCGGGTCGTCCTGCAACTGGTGCGCGACGGCCGCCTCTCCGACGCCCGGCTCGCGGCGCGCGGGCTCGGCCATGTGGTGGCCCCGCGCGAGACTGCCACGGACGCGTCCGGTGCCGTCTACTGGGGGGCAGTGGTCCCGCCGTCGGACGAGGCGCGTGCCGAACTCGACCTGTCCGACCAGGAGTTGTACTCGCGTCCGTTCCCCGGCGCCCACTTCCGGCACGAGATCACGCGGATCGAGCGCGGCCCCGGCGCCGGCATCGACCTGTCGGTGCGCACGTACGATCCCGGTCTGCGCCTCGCCGTCGGCCCGCACGTCGCCTCGCTGGTCGTGGCGCCGGGGCGGCGCCGTATGACGACGCGGCTGCGGCTCGACCCGGTGCGGCCCGGCGTCTTCGAGGGCCGGGTGCGGCTCGACCTGGCGGCGGCCCCGCTCCCGGTGCACGGCTTCGACGGCATGCGGCATCCGTTGCTCCAGCTCCAGGACCACGGGCTGCGCAACACCTCGGTGCTGCTCGCGCCGCTGGACTTCCCCGCGCTCACCGCGCGTGTCGGGTACCACTCGGGGGCGGCCCCGCACCGGGTGACGCTGGAGCCGGAGGGCCGGGGCGGCGGGCGTCTCCAGATCCGCTGGGAGCCGGCCGGGCTCACGGCCCGGGTGACGCACCCGGTGGCGCGCAGGCTGGCCACTGCTTCGGACGGGCGCGTACGGAACGCCGTACGCCTGGTGAGGAGCGCGCTGCGTTAG
- a CDS encoding NAD-glutamate dehydrogenase encodes MQTKLDEAKAELLARAARVAENSPAGGQLPAGTNGEGAPDQESVLAFLQRYYLHTAPEDLADRDPVDAFGAAVSHYRLAEVRPQGTANVKVHTPTVEENGWTCSHSVVEVVTDDMPFLVDSVTNELSRQGRGIHVVIHPQVTVRRDLTGKLLEVLPAGSAADGHDTLTESWIHVEIDRETDRADLKQITSDLLRVLSDVREAVEDWEKMRDSALRIADDLPSEPTADDLRAQDVEEARELLRWLSTDHFTFLGYREYELREDDSLSAVPGTGLGILRSDPQHGGDDHHPVSPSFSRLPADARAKAREHKILVLTKANSRATVHRPSYLDYVGVKKFDAEGNVIGERRFLGLFSSAAYTESVRRVPVVRRKVQEVLRGAGFSPNSHDGRDLLQILETYPRDELFQTPADELRAIVTSVLYLQERRRLRLYLRQDEYGRYYSALVYLPRDRYTTGVRLRIIDILKEELNGTSVDFTAWNTESILSRLHFVIRVEPGTELPVLTEADTERIEARLVDAARSWADGFGEALNAECGEERAAELGRRYSGAFPEGYKADHSPRAAVADLVHLEALKRGEKDFALSLYEPVGAAPGERRFKIYRTGAPVSLSSVLPVLNRLGVEVIDERPYELRCSDRTTAWIYDFGLRLPKSLTGNGDFLGDDGRERFQEAFTATWTGAAENDGFNSLVLSAGLNWRQAMVLRAYAKYLRQAGATFSQDYMEDTLRNNVHTTRLLVSLFEARMSPERQRAGTELIDGLLEELDGALDQVASLDEDRILRSFLTVIKATLRTNFFQKRDDGTPHAYVSMKFDPQAIPDLPAPRPAYEIWVYSPRVEGVHLRFGKVARGGLRWSDRREDFRTEVLGLVKAQMVKNTVIVPVGAKGGFVAKNLPDPSVDRDAWLAEGVASYKTFISALLDITDNLVAGQVVPPADVVRHDGDDTYLVVAADKGTATFSDIANAVAESYNFWLGDAFASGGSAGYDHKGMGITARGAWESVKRHFRELGTDTQTEDFTVVGVGDMSGDVFGNGMLLSEHIRLVAAFDHRHIFIDPRPDAATSYAERRRLFDLPRSSWADYNKELISAGGGIFPRSAKAIQLNAHIREALGIESGAAKMTPADLMKAILHARVDLLWNGGIGTYVKSSAESNADVGDKANDAIRVDGQDVRAKVIGEGGNLGATQLGRIEFARSGGKVNTDAIDNSAGVDTSDHEVNIKILLNALVTDGDMTVKQRNKLLAEMTDEVGALVLRNNYAQNTALANAVAQAPDLLHAHQRFMRRLVREGSLDRALEFLPTDRQVKELLNSGRGLSQPELAVLLAYTKITAAHELIQTSLPDDPYLRRLLHAYFPQALRERFTDAVDGHALRREIVTTVLVNDTVNSGGSTFLHRLREETGASLEEIVRAQLAAREIFGLGEVWDAVESLDNVVAADVQTRIRLHSRRLVERGTRWLLNNRPQPLQLAETIDFFREGVAQVWSAMPKMLRGADAEWYQSILDELTAAGVPEELAQRVAGFSSAFPTLDIVAIADRTGKDPLAVAEVYYDLADRLSIAQLMDRIIELPRSDRWQSMARASIREDLYAAHAALTADVLAAGNGVSTPEQRFDAWQEKNAPILGRARTTLEEIQSSDAFDLANLSVAMRTMRTLLRTHS; translated from the coding sequence ATGCAGACCAAGCTGGACGAAGCCAAGGCCGAGCTGCTCGCACGGGCCGCCCGGGTAGCTGAGAACAGCCCGGCTGGGGGCCAACTCCCGGCCGGGACGAATGGCGAGGGGGCTCCGGACCAGGAGTCCGTGCTCGCGTTCCTCCAGCGCTACTACCTGCACACCGCCCCCGAGGACCTGGCCGACCGCGACCCGGTCGACGCCTTCGGTGCAGCCGTCTCCCACTACCGGCTCGCGGAGGTCCGCCCGCAGGGCACCGCGAACGTCAAGGTCCACACGCCGACGGTCGAGGAGAACGGCTGGACCTGCAGCCACTCCGTCGTCGAGGTCGTCACCGACGACATGCCGTTCCTGGTCGACTCGGTCACCAACGAGCTGTCCCGCCAGGGCCGCGGCATCCACGTCGTGATCCACCCGCAGGTCACCGTGCGCCGCGACCTGACCGGCAAGCTCCTGGAGGTCCTGCCCGCGGGCAGCGCCGCCGACGGCCACGACACGCTCACCGAGTCGTGGATCCACGTGGAGATCGACCGGGAGACCGACCGCGCCGACCTGAAGCAGATCACCTCCGACCTGCTGCGTGTCCTGTCCGACGTCCGTGAGGCCGTCGAGGACTGGGAGAAGATGCGGGACTCGGCGCTGCGTATCGCCGATGACCTGCCGAGCGAGCCCACCGCCGACGACCTGCGCGCCCAGGACGTCGAGGAGGCCCGCGAGCTGCTGCGCTGGCTGTCCACCGACCACTTCACCTTCCTCGGCTACCGCGAGTACGAGCTGCGCGAGGACGACTCGCTGTCGGCCGTGCCCGGCACCGGCCTCGGCATCCTGCGCTCCGACCCGCAGCACGGCGGCGACGACCACCACCCGGTGAGCCCGTCCTTCAGCCGGCTGCCCGCCGACGCGCGCGCCAAGGCCCGCGAGCACAAGATCCTCGTGCTGACCAAGGCCAACAGCCGCGCCACCGTGCACCGCCCGTCGTACCTGGACTACGTCGGCGTGAAGAAGTTCGACGCCGAGGGCAACGTCATCGGTGAGCGCCGCTTCCTCGGCCTCTTCTCGAGCGCCGCGTACACGGAGTCCGTCCGGCGCGTCCCGGTCGTGCGCCGCAAGGTGCAGGAAGTGCTGCGGGGCGCCGGGTTCTCGCCCAACAGCCACGACGGCCGCGACCTGCTCCAGATCCTGGAGACGTACCCGCGCGACGAGCTGTTCCAGACCCCGGCCGACGAGCTGCGCGCCATCGTCACCAGCGTCCTCTACCTCCAGGAGCGCCGCCGGCTGCGGCTCTACCTGCGCCAGGACGAGTACGGCCGCTACTACTCGGCCCTCGTCTACCTGCCGCGCGACCGCTACACCACCGGTGTCCGCCTGCGGATCATCGACATCCTCAAGGAAGAGCTCAACGGCACCAGCGTCGACTTCACGGCCTGGAACACCGAGTCGATCCTGTCCCGGCTGCACTTCGTCATCCGCGTCGAGCCGGGCACCGAGCTGCCCGTGCTGACCGAGGCCGACACCGAGCGCATCGAGGCGCGGCTGGTCGACGCCGCCCGCTCGTGGGCCGACGGCTTCGGCGAGGCGCTGAACGCGGAGTGCGGCGAGGAGCGCGCGGCCGAGCTGGGCCGCCGCTACTCCGGCGCCTTCCCCGAGGGCTACAAGGCCGACCACTCGCCGCGCGCGGCGGTCGCCGACCTGGTCCACCTCGAAGCGCTCAAGCGCGGCGAGAAGGACTTCGCGCTCTCGCTGTACGAGCCCGTGGGCGCGGCCCCCGGCGAGCGCCGCTTCAAGATCTACCGCACCGGCGCGCCGGTCTCCCTGTCGTCCGTCCTGCCGGTCCTCAACCGGCTCGGCGTCGAGGTCATCGACGAGCGCCCCTACGAGCTGCGCTGCTCGGACCGGACCACGGCGTGGATCTACGACTTCGGCCTTCGCCTGCCGAAGTCGCTCACCGGCAACGGTGACTTCCTCGGTGACGACGGCCGCGAGCGCTTCCAGGAGGCCTTCACGGCGACCTGGACCGGCGCCGCCGAGAACGACGGCTTCAACTCCCTCGTCCTGAGCGCCGGTCTGAACTGGCGGCAGGCGATGGTGCTGCGCGCGTATGCCAAGTACCTGCGCCAGGCCGGTGCGACGTTCAGCCAGGACTACATGGAGGACACCCTCCGTAACAACGTCCACACCACCCGCCTCCTGGTGAGCCTCTTCGAGGCGCGCATGTCGCCGGAGCGCCAGCGGGCCGGGACCGAGCTGATCGACGGGCTCCTGGAGGAGCTCGACGGCGCGCTCGACCAGGTCGCGAGCCTGGACGAGGACCGGATCCTGCGGTCCTTCCTGACCGTCATCAAGGCGACGCTGCGGACGAACTTCTTCCAGAAGCGCGACGACGGCACGCCGCACGCGTACGTCTCCATGAAGTTCGACCCGCAGGCCATCCCCGACCTGCCCGCGCCGCGCCCGGCCTACGAGATCTGGGTGTACTCGCCTCGGGTCGAGGGCGTGCACCTGCGCTTCGGCAAGGTCGCGCGCGGTGGTCTGCGCTGGTCCGACCGGCGTGAGGACTTCCGCACCGAGGTCCTCGGCCTGGTCAAGGCGCAGATGGTGAAGAACACCGTCATCGTGCCGGTCGGCGCGAAGGGCGGCTTCGTCGCGAAGAACCTGCCGGACCCGAGCGTCGACCGTGACGCGTGGCTGGCCGAGGGTGTCGCGTCGTACAAGACCTTCATCTCGGCGCTGCTCGACATCACCGACAACCTGGTGGCCGGCCAGGTCGTGCCCCCGGCGGACGTCGTGCGGCACGACGGGGACGACACGTACCTCGTGGTCGCGGCCGACAAGGGCACGGCGACGTTCTCCGACATCGCCAACGCGGTCGCCGAGTCGTACAACTTCTGGCTCGGTGACGCCTTCGCCTCCGGCGGCTCGGCGGGCTACGACCACAAGGGCATGGGTATCACCGCCCGCGGCGCCTGGGAGTCCGTGAAGCGGCACTTCCGGGAGCTGGGCACCGACACGCAGACCGAGGACTTCACGGTCGTCGGCGTCGGCGACATGTCCGGTGACGTGTTCGGCAACGGCATGCTGCTCTCCGAGCACATCCGCCTGGTCGCCGCGTTCGACCACCGGCACATCTTCATCGACCCGCGGCCCGACGCGGCCACCTCGTACGCCGAGCGCCGCCGCCTGTTCGACCTGCCGCGCTCCTCGTGGGCCGACTACAACAAGGAACTGATCTCCGCGGGCGGCGGGATCTTCCCGCGCTCCGCCAAGGCGATCCAGCTCAACGCGCACATCCGCGAGGCACTCGGCATCGAGTCGGGCGCCGCGAAGATGACGCCGGCCGACCTGATGAAGGCGATCCTGCACGCGCGGGTCGACCTGCTGTGGAACGGCGGCATCGGCACGTACGTGAAGTCGTCCGCCGAGTCGAACGCGGACGTCGGCGACAAGGCCAACGACGCGATCCGCGTGGACGGCCAGGACGTGCGGGCCAAGGTGATCGGCGAGGGCGGCAACCTCGGCGCGACCCAGCTGGGCCGTATCGAGTTCGCGCGCAGCGGCGGCAAGGTCAACACCGACGCCATCGACAACAGCGCGGGCGTGGACACCTCCGACCACGAGGTGAACATCAAGATCCTGCTCAACGCGCTCGTCACCGACGGCGACATGACCGTCAAGCAGCGCAACAAGCTGCTCGCCGAGATGACCGACGAGGTCGGCGCCCTGGTGCTGCGCAACAACTACGCGCAGAACACGGCCCTGGCCAACGCGGTCGCCCAGGCGCCCGACCTGCTCCACGCCCACCAGCGCTTCATGCGCCGCCTGGTCCGTGAAGGGAGCCTCGACCGGGCCCTGGAGTTCCTGCCGACGGACCGGCAGGTCAAGGAACTGCTGAACTCCGGGCGCGGCCTGAGCCAGCCCGAGTTGGCCGTCCTCCTCGCGTACACGAAGATCACGGCCGCGCACGAGCTGATCCAGACGTCGCTGCCGGACGACCCGTACCTGCGCAGGCTCCTGCACGCCTACTTCCCGCAGGCGCTGCGCGAGCGGTTCACCGACGCGGTCGACGGGCACGCGCTGCGCCGCGAGATCGTCACCACGGTGCTGGTCAACGACACGGTGAACAGCGGCGGTTCGACGTTCCTGCACCGGCTGCGCGAGGAGACCGGGGCGTCCCTGGAGGAGATCGTGCGGGCGCAGCTCGCCGCGCGCGAGATCTTCGGCCTCGGCGAGGTCTGGGACGCGGTCGAGTCGCTCGACAATGTCGTCGCCGCGGACGTCCAGACCCGGATCAGGCTGCACTCGCGCCGCCTGGTCGAGCGCGGCACGCGCTGGCTGCTCAACAACCGGCCGCAGCCGCTCCAGCTCGCCGAGACCATCGACTTCTTCCGCGAGGGCGTCGCCCAGGTGTGGTCGGCCATGCCGAAGATGCTGCGCGGCGCGGACGCCGAGTGGTACCAGTCGATCCTGGACGAGCTGACCGCAGCGGGTGTGCCGGAGGAGCTGGCCCAGCGCGTCGCCGGGTTCTCCTCGGCCTTCCCGACGCTCGACATCGTGGCGATCGCCGACCGCACCGGCAAGGACCCCCTGGCCGTCGCCGAGGTGTACTACGACCTCGCGGACCGGCTGTCCATCGCGCAGTTGATGGACCGGATCATCGAGCTGCCGCGGTCCGACCGCTGGCAGTCGATGGCCCGCGCCTCGATCCGCGAGGACCTGTACGCGGCGCACGCGGCCCTCACGGCCGATGTGCTGGCCGCCGGGAACGGCGTGTCGACTCCGGAGCAGCGCTTCGACGCGTGGCAGGAGAAGAACGCGCCGATCCTGGGCCGCGCGCGGACGACCCTGGAGGAGATCCAGAGCTCGGACGCCTTCGACCTGGCGAACCTGTCGGTCGCGATGCGCACGATGAGGACGCTGCTGCGCACGCACTCGTAG
- a CDS encoding NDP-sugar synthase translates to MTEAILLVGGLGTRLRPLTVNTPKPMVRAAGVPFLAHQIARLAGAGVRHIVLATCYLAEVFEPYFGDGSAFGVHLEYAVEYEALGTGGAIRNAARRLISAPEEPVLVCNGDILTGLDARALINRHREREADVTLHLARVDDPRAFGLVPTDADGCVLAFTEKPQTPEEIVTDQINAGSYVFRRSVIDHIPAGRAVSVERETFPGLLAAGAYLHGMVEDSYWLDLGRPEAFVQASADLVRGVIHSPAVPGVRGESLVLPGAKVAADAWLAEGTVVGAGVQVGSGAVVHGSVLHDGATVGAGAYVRKSLVGAGARIGRRSVLHGSVIGDGAQVGAHNELRNGTRVWCEAVLPDRAVRFSSLAGEGLTEQ, encoded by the coding sequence ATGACGGAAGCGATTCTGCTGGTCGGCGGGCTGGGCACCCGGCTGCGGCCGCTCACGGTCAACACACCCAAGCCCATGGTGCGCGCGGCCGGAGTCCCCTTCCTGGCCCATCAGATCGCCCGGCTCGCCGGCGCGGGCGTGCGCCACATCGTCCTCGCCACCTGCTATCTCGCCGAGGTCTTCGAGCCGTACTTCGGCGACGGATCGGCGTTCGGGGTCCACCTCGAGTACGCCGTCGAGTACGAGGCGCTGGGGACCGGCGGCGCGATCCGGAACGCGGCACGCCGCCTGATCTCCGCTCCCGAGGAACCCGTCCTCGTCTGCAACGGCGACATCCTCACCGGCCTCGACGCGCGCGCCCTCATCAACCGGCACCGCGAGCGCGAAGCCGACGTCACCCTCCACCTCGCCCGCGTCGACGACCCCCGCGCCTTCGGGCTCGTACCGACCGACGCCGACGGCTGCGTGCTCGCCTTCACCGAGAAGCCGCAGACGCCCGAGGAGATCGTCACGGACCAGATCAACGCGGGCTCCTACGTGTTCCGCAGGTCCGTCATCGACCACATCCCCGCCGGGCGGGCCGTTTCCGTCGAGCGCGAGACGTTCCCCGGCCTGCTCGCCGCGGGTGCCTATCTGCACGGAATGGTCGAGGACTCCTACTGGCTCGACCTCGGCCGGCCCGAAGCCTTCGTGCAGGCCTCCGCCGACCTCGTGCGCGGGGTCATCCACTCGCCCGCCGTGCCCGGTGTGCGCGGCGAGTCCCTCGTACTGCCCGGCGCCAAGGTCGCCGCCGACGCCTGGCTCGCCGAGGGCACCGTCGTCGGGGCGGGCGTCCAGGTAGGTTCAGGGGCCGTCGTCCACGGTTCCGTGCTGCATGACGGCGCGACCGTGGGCGCCGGTGCCTATGTCAGGAAGAGCCTGGTCGGCGCGGGTGCGCGGATCGGGCGGCGCTCCGTCCTGCACGGCAGCGTCATCGGTGACGGCGCCCAGGTCGGCGCCCACAACGAACTGCGGAACGGAACCCGGGTGTGGTGCGAGGCCGTACTGCCCGACCGGGCCGTCCGCTTCTCCTCGCTCGCCGGAGAAGGGCTGACCGAACAGTGA
- a CDS encoding GtrA family protein yields the protein MTVQTAAREAPVVVPVRARVRRLSMEVAKFGAVGGSGVAVNFLVFNLLLHGIGRAPMTATVLASCVAMGTNYLGFRFFAYRDRDSRTRRQIALFFGFSVLGVLMESVLFYAGYHGASMTGPLASNIAKALSIVLASAFRFLVYRTWVFQHDARRE from the coding sequence ATGACGGTCCAGACCGCGGCGCGTGAGGCGCCCGTTGTCGTCCCTGTCCGGGCCAGGGTGCGCCGCCTGTCCATGGAGGTCGCCAAGTTCGGCGCCGTCGGCGGCAGCGGCGTCGCCGTCAACTTCCTCGTCTTCAACCTCCTGCTGCACGGCATCGGCCGGGCCCCGATGACCGCGACGGTCCTGGCCAGCTGTGTCGCCATGGGCACCAACTACCTGGGCTTCCGCTTCTTCGCCTACCGGGACCGCGACTCGCGCACCCGCCGCCAGATCGCGCTGTTCTTCGGCTTCAGCGTGCTCGGCGTCCTCATGGAGAGCGTCCTGTTCTACGCCGGATACCACGGCGCCTCGATGACGGGACCGCTCGCGTCGAACATCGCCAAGGCACTGTCCATCGTCCTGGCCTCGGCCTTCCGCTTCCTCGTCTACCGGACGTGGGTCTTCCAGCACGATGCGCGCCGCGAGTAA